GGTAGAATGAGTGCATGCTGCTCCAATGGAAATCTGATAGACTTGCCTCAACAGAAAACCACAATTTAAAGCCGAGCCAATCCAAATTAAAAATATTAAGCATGTATCGGGACAGGGCGTGGCGAAGCCAGCCACATCATATCAAAGATCCTAAACGACGGAGTGAggtgaagccgagccacaccaaatcaaaaatactaagcgACGGGCTGGGCGAAGTCCCGTGACACTAAATAAAAAAATGCTACGGGGTGAGAAACAAAAAATGATGGTGGATGGTTTGCGGAGCCACCCGATGCGTAGCACGGGGTAAAAATCTAGTTGAATCTTAAATCTAATTCATTCTGACTCCACGAAAGTCTGATGTGGAGAATTGCGGAGAGTATTCaatagaaggctattattggggggtcacactccaatagaggggcttcacttggattcttaatgtctaAAAAATGGTTACGGGATATCGTAACACATATACacaatgtctagattaccctttaactaaaataaaaacttaaaaaccgtagaagtgattttacgtccacgtttagattaattccaaccgtataaTTTTAttcgcatgtagttttacgtccaggtttggattagttccaaccgtagaagctcattttacatccaggtttcttttaattccaaccgtaaaatccgattttacgtccagttttcttttaattctaaccgtaaaagtgattttacgtccaggtttggattaattccaaccgtagaattttatttgcatgtagttttacgtccaggtttgaattagttccaaccgtagaagctcattttacgtccaggttctttttaattccaacagtagaatctgattttatgtctagctttcttttaattccaaccgtagaagtgattttacgcccaggtttggattatttccaactgtagaagtttattttacggccagtttttcttcccacaaaaattttgtcccagaattcaccaagtatacaacaaaatttattaatttaatttttatctaattaaattaaattaaaattaactaaataaggatgtttagtcattacaaaatcaTTTCCGATAATGAGTTTTTGATTTTACTTATGGATGACCCGTTTTTGTCATATTAGATAACGCCCCTCTAATTAAATGTGACgcccaataataaccttcattCAATAATAGAGATATCTCATTGATTCCAGTCCCGTACCAAACAATATATATAAAAGAATATTATATACACTCTTCTTACACCTCCTGCTTCTATTCTTCAATGCACCAATAACACCACCCACTTTCACCATCGACCGATTATCCCCACTTCCTTTGTTATTCATCCATAACCACTCATCTCTCCGAAAGTTCAGAACGACTGGAGAAGAAACTAGATGATGTTAAAACAACTTCTCAAAATGAACTATCAGATATGGCTATCAGTTCAATGGTGATATGGCTATTCAGTTTTACTGGTAATTGTTTCTCTCAATTTTTGTTGTATATGAAACTTAAATTGTATCTGTGATTGTTAATTAGGGTTACATATGGAAGTTTAATTAGAACCAGATGAATTGCGATTATTAAATGGATTATTGAACTTATGGGCAGGTATCATTGCAGCAGATGAAGTGCACAGTTATGAGAAACAAAAAGATGTTGGTGACATATTTATGAGACTTTTCAATTTCATAGATAAGGTACACATCGACTACATTTTTCTACTGCAATTTGtttggttgatttttttttctaatgcCATTTCTGAATTTTATTTTGCTTCACTTGCGTCTACATTTATTCTAAAGAAAGACAGATGATGCCATAAGGTGAATCATTTACTGACGATTtcctttgttttgattttaaaGAATTGCACAAAGTTTCCATGGATGGTGATTTTATATTAAAAGAATGAGAAAACAGGCAAGGGATGTGCTCCTTCTAATTCTCAGAGTTTCATCTTGCTGTATAACTGTTTGCTATTTTGTTTCTTTGGGGAGCTTCTGTTCGAGTCCAAAAtatctcattttcttttcttctttttggtcATATTGTAACAGGATTCAGAGATTATGTTCACTTGGGCATCTTAAATGTGAGATTCCCATAAAATATAATTACAATAGTTTTTTCTTCTGGTTCTGATTCCTCCAATCAGTAAGCTACTAAATTTTTTAAGCAAGTACTCTGAAGTAGATTAACTTATTTTGTAAACTTTGCAAACAGAGTGCTGCGGAGAGGCAGAAAAATGAAGGATCTATGCTACTGCTGCATTCAAGGCCATATATGGTCTTTTATCTAGGTAAAGCACCTTGGTCTTTAAACTTCACCTGATTATGTTTATCGTTTTCTATGCTTAACATGGATAGGAAAATTAGTAAAACACCCATTACCAACCTTTCAGTTTTTGTTAAAAGATGTAGAGTTTAATTCGCAACAGAACTTTAATCCTTTATAAATAAGATGCAGTTATTCGAGTTGAAACTTAAACTTCAATCACTAGACAATGTGGTCCGCAAAAAACCTGAAATGTGCGTTGATGTATGTGACATGGTATTTATATGTAAGAGCCAAATATGTTCTCATAATGCAATTTAGTTATCGGAAACAGGCGAAGTGCTTCTCCTTAGCTCCAACCTACTATTGATTTACAATACTAGAAAAAACTTAGCTCCGTAGCCTATTTAAACATTGATGTATGTCAAGGAATACTTCTCCAATGAAGGTTTGTTAGGAAATGATGTAAAAAAATATTACATATTGAGTAGAAAAAAAATATTGCTAAACAAAGCATTAAACCTCATAGCCTTTTTCCTCGGATGAGTTATGAATTTTAATAGTTAGGAGTATCTATGTGTGTGTATTAATAATATGAATTTACAGTAAACTAACGTTTGTAATGGGTTTTCCTAACGAGTTTTACTATTTTACCACCGAGTTGGTATATTTAAACCTTACATAGAAATAGCTTGCGGCACATTTCCATTGACTTTTAGAGGTCTTTGAAGAGAAGGCTTGATGATTTGGGAGATTAAGAAAAGGAGTTTTGGGATGAGGCACCTGAGGCGCGGGAATTAGTGGAAAAGATGAAACTGCAGTTATGGCCAAGGAGCGCACATTGTTGGCTCCATCGAATTTCAGCCAATTAGATGATTTCCTTTTCAAGCATACCTGATGATAAATGTTCTAGATATATCACCCAACTTCTGCAGGAGACTGCTCATCATGTAATCTCCTAATCCTTTTCGGTAGTACGATATGCATTTATGTATTGCGATCGTTTATTACAACAGTAAGTTTCATTTTTGTGCGCTACATTATTTAGCTCATCAATTGAATGTTTTGAAGCATTTGATGTCCTTGGTTAAGTTAGTACAGTTTCTGATTATTAAGTATTGTGTTCTTATCGTGTTGTAGGCGAATACTTGACACTATTTTTCTGTGGGAAGAATAATCAGTTTCTTTTGATGTCTTAGGAAATGATTACTTTGCTTGTGGTATTGCAAATACCGTTGAATCACTAATCGGAAGTTTTTGGAGTCTGTGAAAGCTGAATTTAAAACATCTGTACTCCAAACAGTTGCCATTGTGAATACACACTTTTTCTTATATTGGACTACTTCTTCGGTATGGCGGGTTGTTCAGATAACTCATAAAGGTTTCTTTCACAATGCTACATATTCTCACACAATATATGATATAAAGCATAAACAACAATAATGTTTCTGGAAATGCAACAATTTTGGTATAGGGTGGAAGGAATATAATGGAAAAATTAGATACAagttgcagtacatttgtttgttCTGGAGTTACGGTGACTAATGAAAGTAGTTGAATGACTCTATTTTTGAAGACTACCACATCAGTTCCAAAGTAAGTTGATGGTGTTGTGTATTTTTAAAATTAGTTTAGATGCTGAAGAACGAACTTAGTCTTATACTCGCTTCAAAGTAATCATAATTTTCTAACGCTTATGCATGCTAGATGTTACCATACTTTTCCGAGAATTTCACATGGGCTCAGACTCGGTAAGCTCAAACAATGAACTAAGTCTTAGGCCTACCTGAATCTGTAATCCCGATGCGAAGGACGGGTTGCTATCTAGTTTGTCTTATGCCAACCTTTCTGTAGGCCGTTGcttataagaaaaaaaagaactgaATCGCGTTAAAGTTAAAGAAGTGCGATTAACCGAAAGGAGGCTAGAGTATCCCCGATTAAATCGACAGAGATAAACCCAAGCTTGTATCGGGGGTTTCTGTTTTCCTTTTTCAGAGTTTCTTTCCAGCCCTATTTTTTCCATTAACATTCCTCTTCCTCGCAAATCATAAGTGTACAATTTCTTGTCTGTAAAGAAATTTAGCCGAGTATATTCGAAAATGCATCGGATTAAGTACAAATTAGCAGAATCAAGAAGTTTGATTAAGAATGGATTATCTTCTCTCTTGAAAACCCAAAACGGATTTCATTCAACTTCCTCATCTACTACAATCGGAAAGAATCTTTCTGATATTCCAGCGGTAATTAACAAAAGTAGTTTCTCGGTTTTAATTTGATTTATGCTTGTTgaattttttctagggttttatggTACATTCTATGTAGTCAGTGTAGTTCCCTAAACAATTTGTGCAGACATGTTTTATCACCTAATAACTTAATAGATCTACTATTCATAACTTTAACTTAGTGTTATGTTTGATTGGGAGAATTGATCACCAAACATGTCTTGATTGTAGGTTGGGATACATCCAAGTAGTGTGAGTAAGACTATTGCCAAACCAAAGTGGTTGAAAAGGGTAAGTGTCTAAGATTTAAGAGTCGTATTTGTTTCTTAAACATTTCTGCAGATAGACTGATTTTTTCCCTCCGTTATAACTGCAGGAGTTTGGCACTGTTGGAGGTTAGTATCGCAGTTTCTTTAAGttggttatatttttttttagtacCAGTCTTTCTCTTGGTTGTTTCTTTCGCAGTACTGAAGAGTTGGTAGCTAAATTCATTGAGATAATATTCTTGTAATTCTAGTAAATGTGTGTTTGTATCTACGATAATACTGGGATGAGGAAACCAACCTATATGATCCCAATTGTAGGCATCAAACTTTAGAGATTCTAAGTGAATTTTCGAGTTAAATTGGCTGCTCTAAACCAGTCGATATTAGGTGGTGAGGTGGAAGATGTTAAACTTTTATACTTTGAGCCCGACTTGAGTCTTTAATAAGCTTAGCTTTTATCAGCAAGCTTATTCATACGTGGTTGAACGAAAAAGAGCTACCAAACTGTTTTAGGAAACTTTCTGATGAAACATAGATAAACTAAGATGCATATTTTCTTTCTAGTTGAGATAATCTGGCCTAAGCATCAATTGGTCATTGGCCTAACATACTAGAAACCCTGTTTACATCTTTTTCGTGTTCCTATATGGAGCAATGGGATCTGAGTTTAGTTATGCTCATAGTGTAGCTATATCAATTGTCAAGATCAATTTGAAGAAGTCAAGTTCTTGTCTCGCTTTGAATTTCTTCTCTTACTTTTTTGGTTGTTGTGAATGTTATACGTTGTTTTTGGTTGAACctttatcttattatttttattttttaaaacagTAACTTGTCAATAAGAATCAGGCTTACTGTAGAAGTTCAATTTTCTGTAATGTTTCGCCAGGTGCCCATTTTAAAGGACCGCAAACCAGAGAATCTACAGTGGCTCTGTTAACTCCTCATCAACTCAATAAATACAATGGATGTCACAAAAATCTTCCTTGTTTTGTTAGATCTCTTGCATCCAGTTCAGCTTCTCAGTCGGgacaaaaaaagaatgaggtttgAGAATTCAAACCTGTAGCCCGTGCTTTTATATTTAGTACTTCTTCATATAATGTTTCTCTCATAATCACGCTGAAGTTCGTAGATCCATTCTCTTTTTCGGTTCAGTCATTATCTTAATTTCTGTAAATTTGCATTGTGGACGTCCATAGCATCTTTTGTCTGTACAAATGGACCCAAACCTTCAGCAAGGGGAGGCAGTGCAAAATCTTCTGGAGGTAGATGAATCGGACTTCCAAATCCATCAGCACTAGTAGGTGGAGAATGCTGAAAAGACTTCTCATTCAATCCCCATTCACGCATCAAAGCCTCTGTCTCCAAATCTTCCAACATTTTGGCGCTAGTTTTATTCCCCATCATCTCTCTCATTCCATGATGTACTGCTTCAGCAGACTGCACAGCTGGTGGCAATTCAAAATCTAAAGATGAGTCCCCAATCCAGATCCAGTAGGCACGCTGTAACCAAATTCTGCCTCTTCTCCTTTCCCCATATCAAAATCGAATAAACCACCAGATAAAGCTTCCTTTTCAAACTGCCTCAATAAACGCTCCCTGGGTGAATCAGGTTCACTTTCTGAACTTACCCCGAATGGACTATGTTCTATCCCAAGCATAGCTTAGAACTAGCTAAGAACTCACTAGCAACAGTATCTGAAGAAGCATCATCAAAACTAAGGGATTTTCCTGGCCTACTTGTTTTATAATTTGATTTATACTCCATGTAATTTGCTGCCTCTAGAAAATCACCTTTAGATGGGGGAGACTCAAAGCCTTCTGATGTAAACATCGACAGGCTTTGAAAAGCGGAGTCCAGTTCCTCCATCATCGATTCTTTAGTTACGATGTTATTCTCCTTGGAACTGATATCATCCAGAAAATATTCTTCTTTGTCACTAGCATAATCTTCACTTTGTGGAATAATGGTCATATCTTTTTCTGGGGATATACCATCACCTGTACTGATGTTTTCATGCTCCTCACTTGATTTTACTCCAGTACCATCATCGAGATCTACAGTACCTTCTTCCAGCTTCACTTCTTCCTTCTCACACATTTCAATGCCATGCTCGATCACAGTAAACTCAGAAATTTCGCATTCATCTACAGAACATCCCTTCATACACTCATAAAGAGGATGTGAATTTGGTTTAAGAAGATTATTTTGTTCAGAGAAAACCTCGGGCTCAATCTTAGAATCATCCAAAGCTGCAGTCACCATTCCTTCATCAGATTCTGAACACGGTAATGAGACTGAAGTAGAGAGGTCTAGCCTTGAACGTGGCAAAACCTCATGAAGTATCTTAACATCTTCTACAGATTGGGACGAGCGATGAGATAGCTCATTAGGTGTTGTTGGAAGACTTCCAGCACGGACAAGTAACTTTTCACCATCGCGAATACCGAACCCCTTCACACTTCTGGTAGTACTCAATTGATTCTGCTTCAAGTTCAACGCCACAGGAGGAGGATTCCTATTCCCCCATGATTCCACATGATCATCCCGACTATTATAGACCCAAAACTAACATTTAAACtagcacctttacctttaccaGATAATTTATTAGTAGTCGTCCACTTCCCTGAGCTCTTCTCCTCCTCTAACTCCTCCAAGTTAAGCGGCAACAACCTAGTGAGATCAATCTGATGTTTCCCTAAATCAAGAGCAGGATAACCAACCATCGATACATACAACATTGAGTGCTTCGCGTCATACTTTGCAGAATGATTTGGCCCACTGGCACTACCATTAACAAAACATCTATGCAGTAAAGTCTCTTTAAATTTAGCTACTCCCAGTACAACTTTAGAAGGAGGCGTCTGTGTAGTTTCATCTCTCCTCTTCCAATGCACACAAAGACTCGTATCATCAAATTCAGCGACAGACCTTCAATTGCATGTACTTCAAGTGAAAAACAACAATTGAATCTTTGGCTTCGATTAGGCGCTAAAGCTTTCAACGGCTTCCAGTTCCATATAGATGGTTTCTTATCCTCCTTAACAGTTCTTGGCTTCAATTTTGTGTCTGGATAACGTGCTTTTCCAGCAGATTTCGATCGACTATTATCAGATGCAAGCACAGAACCTCCCTTTGAAGGGCTTTTGTTCAGATACAGTGCTTGACTTATTGCTTCTATATCATGCAACAATCTCTTatcactactactactactactactactactactactactactactactactactactactactactactactactactactaccaccaccacctatTTCGATACAGTGCttgacaccaccaccaccaccaccaccactaccaccaccacctaaCCTTGTAGCAGGGGGGGAGTCATGCCTTGTAGCATTCTTTCTGTTTGTTTTATGTGTCATATTACTTGGAGTAACTAACATTTCCGTCTTATTGGTCATACTGCAGAGTAGAAAAGACTTAAAAACTACTGTTGAAGATCCCTTTGATGAGCTCACGGATAAGATTCCGCAGAAACCTGTGACATTTACAGAAGGGGCCTCCTACAGCTTTATCATTATTGCTGGTCTTGGTGTTGCAATTGCTGCAGGATATGCTGTAGTTAAGGAGCTAATCCTCGAACCTAAAGAGTAATATGTTTGCATCCATTTAGGCCATCGTTATCATCttgtttttcatgggtttaggtttttggttttcaTTTAACATGAACTCTCAACCGATTCATATAGGTATAAAATATTCAATAAGGCTCTAGCCAGGATTCAGGATGACCATCAGGTTGGTTGAAGGAGAATACTTTTCTTTGGAATTATcatgaaattaaaaaattatagcCTCCGGATGATACTACATAAAAGAGGTGTAATTGATCTGTATCATTTCAAACTTATATCAGGTGAAATCAAAAATCGGGTCTCCTATTACGGGATACGGTCAAGAGAGTAGAAACAGGGCTGCTCGCCAACGGATTCCCCACAGGGTTTGGACTGATGAAGATGGTGTTGAGCATGTTGAGGTAACGCCCCAAAATATATAAGTTTCACTGTGTAATTGCACTTCGCTTAGAATcttaatttcttg
The nucleotide sequence above comes from Papaver somniferum cultivar HN1 chromosome 8, ASM357369v1, whole genome shotgun sequence. Encoded proteins:
- the LOC113302493 gene encoding probable mitochondrial import inner membrane translocase subunit TIM21, with the protein product MHRIKYKLAESRSLIKNGLSSLLKTQNGFHSTSSSTTIGKNLSDIPAVGIHPSSVSKTIAKPKWLKREFGTVGGAHFKGPQTRESTVALLTPHQLNKYNGCHKNLPCFVRSLASSSASQSGQKKNESRKDLKTTVEDPFDELTDKIPQKPVTFTEGASYSFIIIAGLGVAIAAGYAVVKELILEPKEYKIFNKALARIQDDHQVKSKIGSPITGYGQESRNRAARQRIPHRVWTDEDGVEHVEVNFYIRGPHGAGKVYSEMFKDHADKQWKFMFLIVEIKSPHPAQLILESFIPA